One genomic window of Anaeromyxobacter diazotrophicus includes the following:
- the ybeY gene encoding rRNA maturation RNase YbeY, which produces MTVHARSEHARGAAAARRLARVARRYLAALALPSAELSLLLVGDRAIRSLNRRWRGKDRATDVLSFPAAGPGPLLGDVVISLDTARRAAAEEGRALGDELDRYLAHGLLHLLGHDHERPADARRMARAEDALVGQGMVTAAALEGSGSKVESQARSKSRSRSSSRSSSRSRSRSRSRSRSRSRSRVAMP; this is translated from the coding sequence GAGCACGCGCGCGGCGCCGCCGCGGCGCGGCGGCTGGCGCGGGTGGCGCGCCGCTACCTCGCGGCGCTGGCGCTCCCGTCGGCGGAGCTCTCGCTCCTCCTGGTCGGCGACCGCGCCATCCGGTCGCTCAACCGCCGCTGGCGCGGGAAGGATCGCGCCACCGACGTGCTCTCCTTCCCGGCCGCCGGCCCGGGCCCGCTGCTCGGCGACGTCGTCATCTCGCTCGACACGGCGCGCCGCGCCGCCGCGGAGGAGGGCCGCGCGCTCGGGGACGAGCTCGACCGCTACCTCGCGCACGGGCTCCTCCACCTCCTCGGGCACGACCACGAGCGCCCCGCCGACGCGCGCCGCATGGCGCGGGCGGAGGACGCGCTGGTGGGGCAGGGGATGGTCACCGCGGCCGCGCTGGAGGGATCGGGATCGAAGGTGGAGTCACAGGCGCGGTCGAAGTCGCGGTCGCGGTCGAGCTCGCGGTCGAGCTCGCGGTCGAGGTCGAGGTCGAGGTCGAGGTCGCGGTCGCGGTCGCGGTCGCGGGTGGCCATGCCATGA
- the lnt gene encoding apolipoprotein N-acyltransferase has protein sequence MTRPRMLLLAVASGLAMALALPQCFPWLSLRPIDPAGHLEWLCWVALVPALLALDRATTWKSALGIGLLAGLAYFYAAIWWVNHAMTAFGGVPMPVALLGLSLLVLFMAAHWAAALTASWFIRWRLNWPWWTHLPATWTAAELSRNYLFTGFPWANLGYLQARHLAVAQLAALTGVYGIAALVVLVNCAVHALVRARLDGRRPPWRLAAGTALLVAAVTAWGTAHLGAVRARAAAARRLSVALVQGNVNQAVKNERMSYGAFILERYLPLTLEADRRGVDLIAWPEAAYPLLLPPDPDSLADRRSGLPALQHAWLLLGAGTYDERMGRDGKPVAEGSNSVFLLRPDLEVQGRYAKHHLVPFGEYVPLQDLLGSVLRSVVPQMVPQRPGAALRVLSFAPTATSTATSTATSTSAASTTASTTATGVPTATATGVPTSTSALAGEVRLAPMICFDAIFPEVNVAFAAEDPDLLVNPTNDAWYGYSSGPYQFLAMVQLRAIEAGKAVARPAYAGVSALIEPTGEVQPGALPVGPVDPDLAPDPAEPPRLLVGSVPLLRGRTLYTRVGDLFAYAASAWAAAALALAVRGPRKRRDSTG, from the coding sequence ATGACGCGCCCCCGCATGCTCCTCCTCGCCGTCGCGAGCGGCCTCGCGATGGCGCTGGCGCTGCCCCAGTGCTTCCCCTGGCTGTCCCTGCGCCCGATCGACCCCGCCGGCCACCTCGAGTGGCTCTGCTGGGTGGCGCTGGTCCCGGCGCTCCTCGCGCTCGACCGCGCCACCACCTGGAAGTCGGCCCTCGGGATCGGGCTCCTCGCCGGCCTCGCCTACTTCTACGCCGCCATCTGGTGGGTCAACCACGCGATGACCGCGTTCGGCGGCGTGCCGATGCCGGTGGCGCTGCTCGGCCTCAGCCTGCTCGTGCTGTTCATGGCGGCGCACTGGGCCGCCGCCCTCACGGCCTCCTGGTTCATCCGCTGGCGGCTCAACTGGCCGTGGTGGACGCACCTCCCCGCCACCTGGACCGCCGCCGAGCTCTCCCGGAACTACCTCTTCACCGGGTTCCCGTGGGCGAACCTCGGCTACCTGCAGGCGCGGCACCTCGCGGTGGCGCAGCTCGCCGCCCTCACCGGCGTGTACGGGATCGCGGCGCTGGTCGTCCTCGTGAACTGCGCCGTGCACGCGCTCGTCCGCGCGCGCCTGGACGGGCGGCGGCCTCCGTGGCGGCTGGCCGCCGGGACCGCGCTCCTCGTCGCGGCGGTGACCGCCTGGGGGACCGCGCACCTCGGCGCCGTCCGCGCCCGCGCCGCGGCGGCGCGCCGGCTCTCGGTGGCGCTCGTGCAGGGCAACGTGAACCAGGCGGTGAAGAACGAGCGCATGAGCTACGGCGCGTTCATCCTCGAGCGCTACCTGCCCCTCACGCTCGAGGCCGATCGCCGCGGGGTCGACCTCATCGCCTGGCCGGAGGCGGCCTACCCGCTGCTCCTCCCGCCGGATCCCGACTCGCTCGCCGACCGCCGCTCCGGGCTCCCCGCGCTCCAGCACGCGTGGCTGCTCCTCGGCGCCGGCACCTACGACGAGCGGATGGGGCGCGACGGCAAGCCGGTGGCGGAGGGCTCGAACAGCGTGTTCCTGCTGCGCCCCGACCTGGAGGTCCAGGGGCGGTACGCGAAGCACCACCTCGTGCCGTTCGGCGAGTACGTGCCGCTGCAGGACCTGCTCGGGTCGGTGCTGCGGTCGGTGGTGCCGCAGATGGTGCCGCAGCGGCCGGGGGCGGCGCTGCGGGTGCTCAGCTTCGCGCCGACCGCGACCTCGACCGCGACCTCGACCGCGACCTCGACCTCGGCCGCGAGCACGACCGCGAGCACGACCGCGACCGGGGTGCCGACCGCGACCGCGACCGGGGTGCCGACCTCGACCTCGGCGCTCGCGGGGGAGGTGCGGCTCGCGCCCATGATCTGCTTCGACGCCATCTTCCCGGAGGTGAACGTCGCGTTCGCCGCGGAGGATCCGGACCTGCTCGTGAACCCCACCAACGACGCCTGGTACGGCTACTCGTCCGGCCCGTACCAGTTCCTCGCCATGGTGCAGCTGCGCGCCATCGAGGCGGGCAAGGCCGTGGCGCGGCCGGCATACGCCGGGGTGAGCGCGCTCATCGAGCCGACGGGCGAGGTGCAGCCGGGCGCGCTGCCGGTCGGGCCGGTCGACCCCGACCTGGCGCCGGATCCGGCCGAGCCGCCACGGCTCCTGGTGGGGTCGGTCCCGCTCTTGCGAGGCCGTACCCTCTACACTAGAGTCGGCGACCTCTTCGCGTACGCCGCGAGCGCGTGGGCCGCCGCCGCGCTGGCGCTGGCGGTCCGCGGGCCACGCAAGCGGCGCGACTCCACCGGGTGA
- the prfB gene encoding peptide chain release factor 2 (programmed frameshift): MAAPTDQLLEDLTRRLEALRGSLDVDRKRNRAAEIARLSEDGGFWGDNARAQGLLKEKAQLEASVSGFDRAARAVDDARVLHELGEEAKDDATRAEAAQHAGAAAQLVEKLEFERMLSGPHDRAGAIVEVKSGAGGVEAMDWAAMLYRMYTRYCERKGWEVEPADLVAGEEAGISSASFFVRGEFAYGFLKAEKGVHRLVRMSPFDAAARRQTSFAAVDVTPEIEDDIVIDIKESDVRIDTYRSSGAGGQKVNKTDSAVRITHLATGIVVAMQNERSQQKNRSMAWKILRARLYEYEEKKRQAVLDAAEAQKKDINFGSQIRSYVLAPYRLVKDLRTGVETGKVDEVLDGDLDQFVEPYLLGVRRTDRAVDD; the protein is encoded by the exons ATGGCTGCACCGACCGACCAGCTGCTCGAAGATCTGACCCGGCGCCTGGAGGCGCTGCGGGGGTCTCTT GACGTCGATCGGAAGCGGAACCGCGCCGCGGAGATCGCGCGGCTGTCCGAGGACGGCGGCTTCTGGGGCGACAACGCCCGCGCGCAGGGGCTGCTGAAGGAGAAGGCGCAGCTCGAGGCGAGCGTCTCCGGGTTCGACCGCGCCGCGCGGGCGGTGGACGACGCCCGGGTCCTGCACGAGCTCGGCGAGGAGGCGAAGGACGACGCCACCCGCGCCGAGGCGGCGCAGCACGCGGGCGCGGCGGCGCAGCTGGTCGAGAAGCTCGAGTTCGAGCGGATGCTCTCCGGGCCCCACGACCGCGCCGGCGCCATCGTCGAGGTGAAGAGCGGCGCGGGCGGCGTGGAGGCGATGGACTGGGCCGCCATGCTGTACCGGATGTACACGCGCTACTGCGAGCGGAAGGGCTGGGAGGTCGAGCCCGCCGACCTGGTGGCGGGCGAGGAGGCCGGCATCTCCTCCGCCTCCTTCTTCGTGCGCGGCGAGTTCGCCTACGGCTTCCTCAAGGCCGAGAAGGGCGTGCACCGGCTGGTCCGGATGAGCCCCTTCGACGCGGCCGCGCGCCGCCAGACCAGCTTCGCCGCGGTGGACGTGACGCCGGAGATCGAGGACGACATCGTCATCGACATCAAGGAGTCCGACGTCCGCATCGACACCTACCGCTCCTCCGGCGCCGGCGGGCAGAAGGTCAACAAGACCGACTCGGCGGTGCGCATCACCCACCTCGCCACCGGCATCGTCGTGGCGATGCAGAACGAGCGCAGCCAGCAGAAGAACCGCTCGATGGCGTGGAAGATCCTGCGCGCCCGCCTCTACGAGTACGAGGAGAAGAAGCGGCAGGCGGTGCTCGACGCGGCCGAGGCGCAGAAGAAGGACATCAACTTCGGCTCGCAGATCCGCAGCTACGTCCTCGCGCCTTACCGGCTCGTGAAGGACCTCCGCACCGGGGTGGAGACGGGCAAGGTGGACGAGGTGCTCGACGGCGACCTCGACCAGTTCGTCGAGCCCTACCTGCTCGGCGTCCGCCGGACGGATCGAGCGGTGGACGACTGA
- a CDS encoding PilZ domain-containing protein: MTPAGPLPSRALVVGQDADVCAALHLHLDRAGWQLFCVPSQELLEPLLRTVAPHALILLLPASPDASWGGALTAAASAARVGVRVVVVAPSRDVVEPLAAVAGAERALARAEVLSRPLSVIERLPGAAPAAASPYAAPAARPPPPPPPARAPAALADVVPPAPRPPARPNVDLMALIDEELVDEPRSRPKQTRVEVNVSLVSEHNFYVGATRRVDSGGVFISTMLPPPLGTMLQVRLGLADGRRLEVEGVVTFIREKSAISGRQPAGCGVKLHNLPGWAVDAIDRFLLARPPIVYSA; encoded by the coding sequence GTGACGCCGGCCGGCCCGCTCCCCTCGCGCGCGCTCGTCGTCGGCCAGGACGCCGATGTCTGCGCCGCGCTGCACCTGCACCTCGACCGCGCGGGGTGGCAGCTCTTCTGCGTGCCCTCGCAGGAGCTGCTCGAGCCCCTGCTCCGGACGGTGGCGCCGCACGCCCTCATCCTGCTCCTCCCCGCCTCGCCCGACGCGTCGTGGGGCGGCGCCCTGACGGCCGCCGCCAGCGCGGCGCGGGTGGGGGTGCGGGTGGTGGTGGTGGCCCCCTCGCGCGACGTGGTCGAGCCGCTCGCCGCCGTGGCCGGCGCCGAGCGGGCCCTCGCCCGCGCGGAGGTGCTTTCGCGGCCGCTGTCGGTGATCGAGCGGCTGCCCGGCGCCGCGCCGGCCGCGGCCTCACCCTACGCCGCCCCGGCCGCCCGCCCTCCGCCGCCACCCCCGCCCGCCCGCGCCCCCGCCGCGCTGGCCGACGTGGTGCCGCCGGCGCCGCGCCCGCCCGCGCGCCCGAACGTGGACCTCATGGCGCTCATCGACGAGGAGCTGGTCGACGAGCCCCGCAGCCGGCCCAAGCAGACCCGCGTCGAGGTGAACGTGAGCCTCGTCTCGGAGCACAACTTCTACGTGGGGGCGACGCGCCGGGTGGACTCCGGCGGCGTCTTCATCTCCACCATGCTCCCGCCGCCGCTCGGCACGATGCTCCAGGTGCGGCTCGGCCTCGCCGACGGGCGGCGGCTCGAGGTGGAGGGGGTGGTGACCTTCATCCGCGAGAAGAGCGCGATCAGCGGCCGGCAGCCGGCCGGCTGCGGGGTGAAGCTCCACAACCTCCCGGGCTGGGCCGTGGACGCGATCGACCGCTTCCTGCTGGCGCGGCCGCCGATCGTCTACTCGGCCTAG